The genomic region GTATTTCCTGGTGGGGGACGGTTTGCATTATTTTTGCTTCATTTTTTTGCCGACATTCCAGCACCTGGCCAGCGCTTGGCCAATTGACCAGTATTGTACGCTACTCATGTCAAACAAGAGGGGTTTTACACGGCCAAGATCGACCTTACCGTCCACGAGCACGGAATCTTCGGCGTAAGTTTCCACTATTTCACCAATAAACAGATCATGGGAGGGGGTGTCGTAGACATCATAAAGCTTGCACGCCATGTTGATCGGGCACTCGCTGATCATGGGTGCGCTTTCCAGCCGACCGTAAAAAATGTCAAATACATTGGATTTATCCGTTTTCTTACCACTGACGAGCCCCACATAATCGGTGGCCACTACCAGATCTTCCGATGGGATATTGACACTAAAGGCTTTGTTTTCTTTGATACCGGCATTGGTATAGTGGGGCTTTGCCATGCTGAGTGATATCAGAAAAGGTTTGGCGTGGTTAACGATTCCGATATGGGCGATGGTGATGAAATTGGGTTTGCCTTCGACCATCGCGCCGACGATGGTGGTCGGTGTCGGATACAGCACATTGATGGCGTCAAGGGACTGCTTCATGATGTCTCTCCTCGAATGGGCATTACACCCGTTGTTGGGTTTTGTGCAAATATAGATACAGGCCGAATCCGGCGGCAATCATCAGTGCACAAAGAAGTTGGCCCATGGATAACGATAGAAAGATAAAGCCGATATGGGCATCGGGCTGGCGAAAAAATTCAATGAAAAATCGCACTGTCCCATAACCGATTATATAAAAAGCGAGCATAGTGCCACGGGGTTTTTTAATGTTACGGATGCTCCAAAGAATGACAAAAAGGAAAATACCCTCAAAAAAAGCTTCATATAACTGGGATGGATGCCGCAGGGCTGTATCCGGTGCCTGGGGAAAAACCATACCAATCGGCGCGGTCGTTACGCGTCCGAATAATTCCCCATTCATAAAATTTCCAAGCCGGCCAAAGGTATATCCAAGGGGCACCACGGTAAAATATAAATCCATCACATCCCAGAATTGGAGGTTGTTTTTGCGGATGTACCATGTGACAGCCAGTAGCGCCCCAATCAGACCGCCATGGTAGGACATGCCGGAGATGCCGGTAAAGGCAAAGCCATTGGAGAGCGAAAACGGCAAAAAGATTTCAAGCGGGTGGCGCAGATAATAGGCTAAATTATAAAACAATACATAGCCCAGACGCGCACCGATTATCAGTCCCAGGATGGCGTAGGTTGTGATATCGTTAACTTGCTCTTTGGTGAACGTGAAGCGCTCTTCATGCCTGATGCGATACAGCACAAGGATATAGGTCATGGCGAAGGCCGCAATATAAGACAATCCATAGTACTGGACCTTGAACCAGCCGATTTCAAATAGAACCGGGCTTATGTTTTGCGG from Desulfobacterales bacterium harbors:
- a CDS encoding flavin reductase family protein, whose translation is MKQSLDAINVLYPTPTTIVGAMVEGKPNFITIAHIGIVNHAKPFLISLSMAKPHYTNAGIKENKAFSVNIPSEDLVVATDYVGLVSGKKTDKSNVFDIFYGRLESAPMISECPINMACKLYDVYDTPSHDLFIGEIVETYAEDSVLVDGKVDLGRVKPLLFDMSSVQYWSIGQALARCWNVGKKMKQK
- the lgt gene encoding prolipoprotein diacylglyceryl transferase, coding for MSEFWDWWQHLPQNISPVLFEIGWFKVQYYGLSYIAAFAMTYILVLYRIRHEERFTFTKEQVNDITTYAILGLIIGARLGYVLFYNLAYYLRHPLEIFLPFSLSNGFAFTGISGMSYHGGLIGALLAVTWYIRKNNLQFWDVMDLYFTVVPLGYTFGRLGNFMNGELFGRVTTAPIGMVFPQAPDTALRHPSQLYEAFFEGIFLFVILWSIRNIKKPRGTMLAFYIIGYGTVRFFIEFFRQPDAHIGFIFLSLSMGQLLCALMIAAGFGLYLYLHKTQQRV